The Henckelia pumila isolate YLH828 unplaced genomic scaffold, ASM3356847v2 CTG_525:::fragment_3, whole genome shotgun sequence genome segment GCGACCTGGAGGGCTACTCCAACCATTAAAAatcccggaatggaaatgggagcacatttccatggattttgtggtGGGACTCCCTGAATCAAAACAGAGGCATGATGGTATTTGGGTTATCGTAGATAGACTCACAAAATCTGCGCATTTCCTACCAGTGCGCATGAAGTATAGTTTGGACAAATTAGCTACACTATATATGGATAATATAGTTCGGCTACATGGGGTTCCAGTCAGTATCTTGTCGGACAGAGATCCAAGATTTGTATCGCGCTTTTGAAAGAGCTTTCAGCAAGCTATGGGGAGTAGAGTCACACTCAGTACGGCTTATCACCCTCAAACTGATGGCCAAACTGAGAGGACAATCCAAACCCTTGAAGATATGCTGCGGGCATGTGCCCTGGATTTTAGCAGCAATTGGAGCGAACATTTACCTTTAATCGAGtttgcttacaacaacagctaccatAGCAGCATTGGAATGGCTCCGTATGAAGCGCTGTATGGGAGAAAATGTCGTTCTCCTCTCTATTGGGATGAAGTCGGAGAAAAGGCTGTTATTGGACTCGAAATTATTCAGGAGACAGTGGGAAAGGTTGCAataatcaaagaaaaacttAAAGCTGCACAAGATCGCCAGAAAAGTTGGGCAAACTTAAAAAGGAGACCTTTGGAATTTGAAGTAGGCGAAAAGGCTTACGTCAAACTTTCGCCTATGAAAGGAgtcgtgagattttgcagagcTGGAAAATTGAACCCAAGATATGTGGGACCATTTGAGATCCTCGACAAAGTAGGAACATTgacttatcgactagctttaccaCCTGCTATGTCAAGGGTTCACAATGTGTTTCATGTTTCACAGCTAAGAAAGTATGTTCCAAACTCAAATCATATTTTAGAAGCTGAGCCACTAGTGACTGATGGTAATCTGAATGAAGAGCTGAAATATGAAGAAGTTCCTATTCGAATAGTGCGTCAAAGTGCAATGGTCAAATCACACTGAAagagaagctacttgggagttgaaaGAAAATATGCAAGAGAAATATCCCTATTTATTTGAAGAGCAAGTTAattcaagtttcgaggacgaaacttctcATAAGGAGGGAGGGATGTGAAATCCCAAAACTTAGTCGGCAAGATTACGCTAATATGGAAAGATCTCTTCTTACCTTTTTCCAAGATCTGATGACCGAGATTTTGGACACAAATCTTGTATTGGCAGCAACCGAATCAAAGTTTATGGAAACAGAATTTTCTCTCCCTCAAGACTCCTGGAAACTTTTGAGCTTCACGGTGCTCTCTTCAGTGGAGTGATCTCGAGTCGTTAAGGTAGTTTTATTTCTCTGCCTAGTTTGAAAATTTGGATTGATAATCTAAGGCTCATTGTTCTGCCTTTTCTTTCCTTGAGTTTGAAAGACAAGGCTATCTATTTAGAGAAAGAAAGCTACGGGAAGGAGACATAAGATTAGCCAATCTCTTTTCAAAGGTGAGTCAATTTAATTCTCAAGACTTTTCAAAGGCAAGTTGCTAATGGATCCAAAGTTGTTAGTCACTTTTCCTTCCACTCACACGTGAGAATTGTTTAGGAATTTGAATTAGgattattttaaagaaatttGGTCCAATAGCATGCCTCAATTTTGTAGAAGAAAGTCCAAGGAATCGGCCTAAATCTTGAAGAATCGAAGTGAATATTGTTCGAGTTTTGCTTTTAGAGTTTTCGGTCAAAGCTTCACGTAATTACAGTATTTGATCTCGCAAATTATAacggtaagtgggcttatgttttaaaattatatgtatgttttACAAAATTCGATCGCTCATGTTAATCgttgaaattttgttatttaatattgttcatgattatgatttgtTGAAAATATGTTTTGACATTGTTATGACTCGAGTTAGGAGTGAAAAGAGAATTtccgaaccatgttatgttatggccctgatacggtgggtataataaccgttctatgacctcaccccttagagggattacatataggggactgatcagttagccacgaataaTGAGATGAATTTCAGTGTCTTGTCAAAAAATTATGTTATATCATGTCAAATATGTTATGATGTTGTTTATGCCATGTTATGTTAAGACATGCTATGAATGTTTATGATTTGAATTATGCCATgagttttgaaataaatatatatgtatattttggtatgaacgatcggcccccacttggtgagtgtttcccaaaacactcaccccttacttttcccCTTCCAGATGATGAAGAGGACGATTTAGAGGATCGTGAACAAGACatgttttggggatggtgatagaggaatattaagactaaatttcgttatttttattattgggatttttgcatgaatattttgttattaagtttttagacgcttctgcattgattttgttattttggatttatcgagttgtaagacaatgttttgaagtttatttatgataatagactggtttggtttatactgtactacgaggctggttattttataatttgtatgaatttgaaacaacgccggtggcacgtctcggtctcggggcgtgacataGATGATTCCATCTATATTGTAATGGACTGGGGTACCAGGATTGATAGAACTTTGTATTTAtcctggagtgcaaggttcgaatCTTGGGGAGGGTATAAAACTCTCTACCAGGAGagagaagaccatgagtatggCTGGGCCAGAGCAGAGCCTAGATGATGGCAGAGtagaggcccagtccattacataaaaaggcgcccttttatgtaatggactgggcctctgcTCTGCCATCATCTAGGCTCTGCTCTGGCCCAGccatactcatggtcttctctCTCCTGGTAGAGAGTTTTATACcgtccccaggattcgaaccttgcactccaggaTAAGTACAAAGTTCTATCAATCTTGGTACCATTGAAGAGACcgtccccaggattcgaaccttgcactccaggataagtacaaagttctatcaatcctggtaccattgaggagatctcctcaatggtaccaggattgatAGAACTTTGTAATTATCCTAGagtgcaaggttcgaatcctggggagggtATAAAACTCTCTACCAGGAGagagaagaccatgagtatggCTGGGCCAGAGCAGAGCCTAGATAATGGCAGAgcagaggcccagtccattacatatAATTCTACATAAGTCCTATATATACAACTGTATTATAGAGAACGCAATGCATGTCTAAAGTACGAATAATCAAGAAAGTTCTAGGAGTTGCGCAGTCTCTACAATTCACCACACTTAGAGATTTCCAGAATGCACATGAAGGTGTCGTTTCGTGACATTTAGCTGATAATCAGTATCCATATCACCTTATCAGCTACTTATTCACCCATTTCAATAAAATTATGATTTGTTGTGAATTTTTGTTGAATGAATGCAATCTCCTTGTTTGGATAGTCTGAATGGTCTATCTTGCTCAGAAGGTTTCCAcctcttattattatattttctaTAATTGTAAACTTTTCCCAGTCATTGTTGGTTTTGGTTTATCTTGCCAAAGCTAACTGACTATGAATTGTTTTTTCAGGTTTTGATCTCTGGGAAGGAAATACGAGAAACCACAGTGCCTCCAACGAATCTTCAAACGTGTCAATGGACTACTTGAGGAAGATGGTGATGGAAAAGCCCTTGGTTCTACTGGTGCTGTATTTGGTTGCATCATTTCATTTGTTGGTGGCCTCCTTTAGTTTAATAGGAAAGCAAGGCTATGTCATCGGATCTATTCAGTATGCTACCATCCGGGTGCTTTCTAGTGacattgtgatttttttttttgcatatatTCGTATTGCTTAAATCATTTTTCTTAGTAAGCTTCCCAATCTTTTTAtctaaacataaaataaaataaaaaaggttGACATTACCTTTATGTTGTGTAGGACTTCACCAGTGGTCATAGAGAGCAACTTCAGGGGAGCTATGACAAGTTTGAAACCAATTTACAACATTCATAGGTAGCAGTTCTTACTCATCATCGTTAACTGGGCAACCTCATTCTAGCTATATATGGATCATCTAGTGTTGGTGGTTATGGTAGCTTTAGAATGTGATGTGTTAGCTTGAGTGGTCTCGATCAAGCAAAAGCTCGTACTCGTCCTCGGCTTTTGCACAACCACCATACTCCAGCTATGGGTATTGGTTTGTGATTGCTTTGTTTTATGATTTGCTCGGCTCGATCGAGTGTCAGTTCTTGACATCACTAATAGAATTTCTCTAATATACTTCAGATATTATCTGAAATAATAGCTAGTTATTTATCGAATTAGAcgcacgtgaagtaataggttATCTTTTTTACTTCGCATTAAAACCAAGTCTTATCTAGTAAATTCGCGAAATCTTTGGCCGATTCAAGTTGGCAAAACCGGTTTGGAATTGGACCGatgccgaagtaaaatataCTTCATTGGTTTCATAAAGTACCGAAGTAATAGATGATGTACGACTTCACAGTTTACATTGATTGTCGAAGTAAATGATCTTTATAAATTCACAGGTTTTTTTATTCTGATGAAGATGGACTTTAATCTTTAGTGGAGCTTTAATTGGGTTGGGTTAGATTGGTATGGACTTCGACTGTCACATAGGCCCAATTTTGGTGTAGAAGATGGACTTTGGGTTGCCTAATTTGATACGAAAACCGTAACATTCAATGAATCTGATCGAACCATACTTGTCAACAAGTCCggacaatctattgcaaacggACATGAAAATATCTACAAAAGATCCAACGCGTTAAAAGgatatcataaataaataaatatatatatatatatatagggtaATATATAAGGAATTTTTAatccaaatatatattttctttcaaCATTTCATTTCCCGATACAATCATTATTTCACTAAAATTTTTACAACTCACATGCACGCACATTATAATCAAGACACCATATTTCCAAATTTTAGACGTCTACTTGTCATTAACAAATTCATAAAAACTTCGATATATCGTCACAtggtaattttataaaatagatTTTCAATTAAATCATatctataaaaaatattaattgttatgttaaaaatattattttttatttcag includes the following:
- the LOC140872989 gene encoding uncharacterized protein, whose translation is MQSPCLDSLNGLSCSEGFDLWEGNTRNHSASNESSNVSMDYLRKMVMEKPLVLLVLYLVASFHLLVASFSLIGKQGYVIGSIQYATIRDFTSGHREQLQGSYDKFETNLQHS